A region of the Larus michahellis chromosome 4, bLarMic1.1, whole genome shotgun sequence genome:
TCACAATCATATGAAATAATCTCTTACTGAACTTGACCTACATTATTTTCTCCCCTTCACATCTCTACTTCTTTACCCAGGGCAGACATTCTGATAAAGCCATATACTTTGACACGTTATCTGCTTTATGTGACAAAATGAGGTCTTTCTTGATATCGCAGACCATCCTATCTCAGTCTATAGATCTGAAGATGCTGTAAGTGTTTGGGATAATGGAATACATACCAATATAGGCTGCTTTGATATATTTGATATAATTCACTCTCTCATGAGGAATGTTTGTGTGATTCAAAACTGGAACAATTCAGACTTTCTGgagggagagaaattaaaaacataaatagaaATACCAGAGTGAGGAACAGACTGAATAATTGGACAGTGCAGATTTACTATATTCTCAAAGAACAGAAGAGtacagaaagaacagaagagagtATTCCACACACTGTTATTAAATGTACCATAAAAGAGATTTTACTCTTATCCAAGAAAACTAACAAATAGTACTTCCAGTATACATAAAATTGGATAGGCAATTGAGATCAGATAGGGATAATGTTTGCTTCACAATGTTCCATTAGTGGCACAGCTATTATCATTATAGGGCAGACAATTAAATGCAGTTTTAGGCAGCTGTTTAATAGATCCGCATTTACCACTGATTGCTGCTCTTATTTTGTGCTAGAATGGGCTGATCACAGACACGAGGGGTACTGCAGGCAACAATAATGCCTAACTTTTTGCATTAACTCTGACTAAAATTTACATTTACTCTGActaaaatttacatttctgttcctttttcttttggtaaaaacCAATCCTCCTTACATTTGTGACTTCTCTCTGTTGTGGTAACTGCATTATGTTGGGAGCTTCCACACCATCCCCAGCCCACATCGATGCATTCCAGCCCACAGCCTATGGCCTACGTGTAATAGTGTTCAAAAATGGGTCCATTTGTATAGGCAGTCAGCAGAATTCTCAATTGTAAAAAAACGATAGTAATTAGACCCATTTAAGATACTCCATGCAGGAAAAGGTCTATGAGAAGAGCAGTAAGTTGTCATATAAACTGTTACTGTCACGCTACTCAGCAAAAGCGACTGCCCGAATAATGTCGCCAGTGCTGCAGCTTGGCACATCCCTTGGTGTCACTAGTAGCTTGCAATAGCTGCTTCCTCAAAGATTATCTCTTAGGCCTTATTTTCTTAAGGACCTGAAACAGTCACTGCAGCAATGGACAATCTGCTCCTCTAAAACCTGATGTTTGCACACGCAACTGGCAGCTTAGACTCAAAAGTCAGTGGGGGACCCATATTCTCCAGCTGTCTTTCCAAAAATGAGCTTTCTTATCTTACCACGTCGACGCTGATGTAGGCGTGTGGGTTGTTGAGAGCACGCAGGGACCTCAGATAGCAGAGCATGGCTCGGTCAGATTGCATCCGGCAGCTGACCAGAAGCCAGATTGGTACTCTGTAGTAGAAAGCTGCAGTTCTCAGAGCAATGTCAATGGTTGGCCAGTATCTAGAGAAAAGTAAGTGGATGGAAAGAGGAGTATTTTTGAAACAGTTCAGTATAAAGCTGTGACAATTAACTGAGAATACAAGTGACATAGTGCACAGATGGGATCCCTGATGTCTCGTAAGAGGAGCACTCGTGCCTTCACTGGAGGTATAAATAAGATTTCTGCCTTCTACCCAGCCAGTTCTTTTCCCAGTGTGTTTCAAGAGCTCCGCTCTCTGCCAAATTTGGTTGCAATTGATCAAAAAGTTTAAAGCCTGAGTATAGTGCATgtacacagatacacacacagcATGGTGTCATCATGCTCATctccttaggaaactgaaaaTGACAACAGCAACTCCAACGTCAAGCTAGGTCATACAGCAGGAAGCAAACAGGGCAGTGCAGAGCCCCGAGGAAAACCTAAGAGCCATTTTGCAGACTATGGCCATTTCAGGATCCTGGAGACCATTTCTAGTGCCTGCAGTGGTCCCGTACCGTCAGCCAGCGCAGGCAGGCTCTATCCCTCCCCGGCCCTCCTTGCCCTCTTTAGTATGCTGTGTGCCCTCGAGGTAACAAACGCGGCTGTGCTCTCGTGAACACGGGGCTGTCCGCTTTCATGACATTAGCATTGGCAGTAGCTTAAGGGATAAAATTTTTCCCTAATCCCTCACCCAACTACACAAGACTAAGAGCTGGACAGTGTACATCCCAGGACTAATAACTGCAAACGCCCGTGTAACATTTTCATTCCGTAGATCCTAACAAGTGCTGCACAGAGGAAGACAAGCATCTTTACTAGAGGTTGGAGGACTGATACAGAGAGAGAGGTCCGGCAGTCATTCACAGTCCCATGAGCAATGATGAATTAATGTGCCTAACTGATTCCTTTTGGTCTCCTGTACAAAGGCCTGAATTCTCAAATCCTCCCTCGCACATCATCCTATCCTGAACAACAGACCAGCCGTGTGCTTTCAGGCTCAGGCTGACTCGTAGATCCTGAAAAACTTGGGAAAACATGCTATTTAGAAGTGCTATTTTTGAacagtttccattttttaaatatattggtTTCTAGTTGATTAACGCTCAAGCATTAAGACAGCAGCTTTGTTCCCTCTGCCTCAGCTGCTGGAGGAACCTAACCTGAACTAATCAGCCTCAATTCATTACACTACAGCTGGTTGCTGTGGCGATAGCCCGAGGCCCCGCACCACTTCCCCTAGGCCTTTCAAACTCTTGTTTGCATCAGCTCCGGCCCTAGATGTCACAAATGGCGGATTAAGGCTTCAGATGAAGAATGAGGAATATTAACACACTCATTCCTAAGGGGGAGAAGAGACTTTCTGTGAACCTATTCTTGGCTAAGAGCAGGAGATGAGAAACCCAGAGATTCAACTGTACAACATAGAAACCAAAAAATCCTCTAAGCTGTTTGATTTATAAAAAATATCCTCCAAGTGGAAGCTAGACTTTGAGATTTTGTTTCAAGGACAGTGGAATTATCTGTGTCTATCCATGATCCTACACCCTTCCTGCTAACACACACATGCCCAGCTGAACAACAGAGGATTTACAGACTCATGCCAGAGGACGTGACGCTTGGTATAATTGTGCCTAAATGCAGTCTGGAGCTCGCCCTGTTCTTTACAAGCCACATTGTACATAATTATTTTGCTTGAAATTCTTTCTCAGTCAGATTATTTAGACGATTGGAAAACTCGGGAATGTTGTAAGCAGATAATACTCAGAGCACTTGGTTGCATGTAAACATCCTAATTCAAGCATATCTAAGAGGATTTGGAGTCTTAGTTGTTGCCCCATGACTGGGTAACTTTCCGTGTTACTCAGATTTGAGTTGATGTGCAGAGTCTGCATCATTTTGCTGTGATCTCGGGCAGCCCATGGGGACCGTGTCAGTCATCCGCCACACGCAATTTGATCCCTCCAGACCACCACTACCACCTTCTCTTGGAGACCTGCTGCTGCATGCACCCAGCACGCTTTGGGAACCTGGACGTCCTTAGATGGAattataaaaaaaaggaaaacaaaagccaagaagTCTCTTTTAGAGACTGTTTTATCTACCATTGCAAAGGTCGGCAAGGACAGTTAAGAATCGGCCTCTAAACTACAGGACAAGTGGGTCAAACAGGCAGCAGAGCCAGAAGTCAAGAGTCTTCAGAAGTAAAGAACAGAAAGGGATAAACAGGAGCAGAAGCGGGGAGCAAAgcaatattttctctgaaaagccTTAAGTCAGATATATTTCTGCTGTTTCCATTCCTCTCTCTATCCATAAAGATGCTCTGGTGCGTTTTGAAGGGAACTGCACCTGATTGTCCCTAGTCTGGCGCTTCACAGTTTTCTTGCTCTGGGCAGGGCACAGGAGGCTGCTCTAAAAGGACAGCGAAGCACATGGGCAGTGTTGGATACCACCTTCCCTGCAGCATCAGTATTTGCACCGCCCAAAAGGCAGTCGTGAATGCAAAACAAAGCCTCACTTCTCTCCACTGAATATTTTCCTTGCATAAGGAGGGGAAtagtatatttttcctttaaatagtgCAGTCAACTGACTTGTTCAGGATTAAAATTGTACCTTTCTGAATGAATGAAGTGCCTGGTAGGGAAATACTCCATCATGAAAACATAGACAAATTTCCGTGCCTCACTGATAATATTGATTACAGCAGAGCGGTCTTGGATGCGACGCTCTGGACAAAAAGCTGGAGGAGAAGCctgtaaagaagaaaacacacaggTCAGTGATTTCATCCTTCTGCTGTCAGACTGTGACTCATTTATATTCAGATGATCTGTTCAGTTTTCACTGCAATAGCATGACCACTATCATTCCGCAAGCCTTCCGTGTCCTGACACAGGACTGAACTCCTTACCTGCCTGAAATAAGGCGGACTTGGCccttctgcttttcagaataGTCCCCCAGGCCCTGCTCAAGATTGCCTGGGAGGGTGCCAGCTGCCACAGGCCAAAAGAGAGCCAAGGGACAAGTAAACATGGCGGACGGTGGCAAGGTGAGCCTGTGCCACGGCCTCCGTCATTTACTTTTGGTGGTAGAGCCAGAGAGGTCCCGTGGAAGCCTGGCTGCACAGGGTGCCCAGGAGGACAGCCCTGCAAAGGGCTAAGCTGCTGCCCAACAGCGTGGTGCAGGGACACCTGCATAACAGGTGAATGCAGATGCTGTGTATGTAGACGGGGGAGAAGCAGCCTCTGAAGCAGTCGAACGTCCAGCAGACTTTGCTTCCTGTCTCTTCCAGCTAGCCAGTGGGAATTGGCATGTTCACTTGTGTATCAGGGATGCTGTAGGCTCTTCAGCCAAGCCACTGGCTGCCCCTACCACAGGGTCACCTTCTGCAGGGTAAGagagcgtggttttgaggctgacctcTGATTGCTCTTAAAATACAGCATAAAAATATCCAGAGACACGGACAGAGACTAGATGGAGCCTAACTTGACTGGAGGAGGAAAGTTGGTCTGCTGCTTCGGACTAGCATGGAAAAGCTTTCTGGGTTTGCAGGAAGAGTCAAGCAATGTCTCTGGGAGACAGATGACACAATCTGCCATCTGCCACACGTACATAAGACACACAACCATAGATGTCTTTGTCATTGATTTTCTCTTACTTGCTTGGAAAATGAATCATTGACGTTGACATGCTTCCCAGTAAGGGACCAGTAGTAAGAAGCCACATGAATTATTTCATGGGCCATATCAAGGAGACTCATCCGGGCTCGGTACAAGAGTTCGGCTGCAGTGCTATTTATCTGAAAAGCTAAGTCATAGGAACATCATCCAGAAGTTCAAAGCTGCAATGACAACTGTATATTATGAAGCAAGAGACTGTGACCCAAGCAGGAAACCAAGCACCTTTCAGGCGGTACAGTAGGCCATTTGGACGTCAACCTCAAAAGCAAACAAGCTGAGCTGGACAAAGCAGCCGGGAGCACTCTCCATACCCAGTTTTTATAGCCAAGCATATATCGTACATTGTCCTCCCAAAACCAGCAAAATGGCTTCTCAGTAGCTGTTCTGAGCTTTTTATTTTACCACCctaaagatgaggaaaaaagtaaCCCCCTGGGGCTGGATGTCGCTTTGGTACCCTCTCTGCCCTCTGCCAGGACAAACACCCACTGCCCCCTCCAGCCTCTGAAAGAGGGTGAGCTCAGGGGAGGCTGCTTTGCCCGCTGGTTGCTTTGCCGCCTCCCACCGCTGCCATGAAGGGAGGATGAATGGAGGTGGTGGAGCAGCAACAGAGCTGTGCTGAACATACAAGCACAGGaccaggagcagagctgcaatACTGCCCCTACCACACCTCATAACAGGCAGCTACCAATGACCCAATGCGTAAATAACACCCCCACTTTTCCCAAATGAGTGGTACCTTATCACTTAATATACCATGGGAAGAGAACAAAAGCCATAGTGATATTGTCAGCATTGTAACTATTTCTTCACCTGGTGGTTACTTCTCCGTGTGCCATTGGGCATAGCTTACCTGCAGGAATCATCGGACCTATTGGTGTCCTCAATTATTGTGGTTCCTGGGAGCTATCCATAGagtccttcttcctcctccacctcttcacAAAGGCTGACAATCGCCTCTTCCCTTAGGATCAACTATGCTGTCCACTCTCATGAAGTAAACAGCCATCAGGACAACAAGAGCAAGCATCAAAATTGTCCCTAAGATTTGAAACTAGAACAGAATCCAAATAAGAGAAGATTTAGGCAGTCACCAAGCCACTGATACACAAGCTAATGGATGCCTACCTGTTGCGGGTAGTAAATCACAACCATTGAAAAGTAATTCTGCTTTCAGCTACTGGCAGACTATTCTTAGATACATCCCTGAAAGTGAGGATGACAAGCTACATAGGGGTTGGTTTATGTGAGGACCgtgattttagttttgttttaatttttcctgtgccAACATATCAAGaacctgttttttccccaaaccttatGGTTAGTTTGACATTGATTAGCTTTATTTTAGGACAAGACAAGTGAATGTTCAAGAAAATTTCCACCAAAATCAAAACAAGGAAATCCATAACACAAGATCAGCTGTGGGATCAAGGCCAGCACTACCATAAAGGGAAAGTTCATGAAgtcaggggagaaaaaacaggTCTGAAAATGTCAGAAGCAGGACATTTTATGGTTTCTGACCATATTCTGGTTTTGCCTCTTAATTTAAACCTCACTTAAGTGAAACTACACAAATCTCATCCATGTGACGAGTGAATAGTATTTCCTTGTGGTTCTAGTGTGGCGAGTTAgcttcatttccctttttctgtatttccttttttttcctgaatgtagatgaaaaaaaaataatagatctGGAGTCCAGCTACTCACATCCAGCACCAGGCTCTGTACGTTGCCCTATattaaggaggaaaagacagcCACCAGTGCAGCTCCATTTCCCCCCAGCAATTATCATGCCTGGCTCCTGATGGCACTTCTTGGGAGCTGGGACCATCCACCACCCTGTGATAGGCAACATGCCCTTCAGAGTTGAGCTTTTGAACCTCCAGGCAGGAAGAACTGAGTCTGGGAGCGCTCAGGAGGCTGTAGCTATAAACGTGAGCTCCTAAAAGCACAGCTATGAAAAATTGCACATAAACCAGTTGCTTCTGAAAGTATCTATTTCAGTTTCTGTGTGGATAAAGTTTcttacttttcattttctctgcatttctcaaGATCTACAGTGCTGGCCATCCATTTCAGGCCGCGATTTgaatgagaaaaatctttttaaactATCTACtaaaattttttcccctctctggctTGTTCTCCCTCTCACCGATGGCCAAAAAATCCCACCAGTCTTTAACAGTTCTGCATTTCATCCTCTGAACACGTTGGCAGGACTTAAACATCTCACAGGTTTTATAAGACATTTCTACGCTAAGCGTAGAAATTTTTATTAAGTCACCTCTTGGCTGTCGCCATGCTGTACACCGTGATGTCCAGGTGCCCTAGGCATGCTGAATAAATAAATGCGGTGCTAATGGGGGCAGTGAGGCTATTTGTATGAGCAAGGTTTGCTGTCCTGAGCCAGGACTGCGGGATTAGGCTCCGCATTACTCCCTCTCGGCAAGGTTTCATCAGCCTACTGGATAAATCAATGAGGATTTTGTCACTCGCTTGTTTATAAATAGGATCGAAAACCTCCACGTATTTCTAAAACGGGCAATAAAATCATTCTTCTTAATCTGTTACTTCTCCTCAGAAACGTCAGTGTAATCTCAGCTCTTGTAAGGAAATGTTGTGTATCCCAGTAATTACTGTTTTGACGACTTTTTGATTGTTCACGCTTAATTTCATGTTGGAGGACTCATTAAACATCAGGGATGTTTTTAATGCTCTTTTTCAcaatctgaaaagcagaaatgtatgcaaggggaaaaataaaacttcatggCAACATTTGTATAAAGCCAGTTACAGGCTAAAAATGCAGGTTACTGCCATTGCTTTATAGAATGCTCTGAGATTTAAGTACGGACCTGTGCAACATGGCCATAGTACAACGATGTACTACATGTCCTGAGTGACATTAACGGACTCCGAAGCGATAGAGACAGGTCCCTGAAGTTTTTTCCCTGGTGCTATCTACGCACAAAAATCACCGCGGTAACTCATGTGTAAACAACCGCATCCCTGCCTCTTCAAGTTATCCTTCAACACCCACTTTTGTCCTGCTGCAAGCGAACACATTTGCCAACAAGCTAATAATTAAGCGCAGAAGCCGTGGGTGATGGTGTACAGCATCAGTGTCATCCTGTGTGTGACTCTCTTGGGCTCCTGCTCTCTTTCTGTGCATGGGAGTTGTCTTCAATGCTGGTGTCTCTTCCAGAAGGGACTCTATTAAGGGAACATGGACCAGGCTGAAGTCTAaactccccttctcccccccgctGCAACCATGACCCTGGGAAATAAGTtaacttctctttctcctcacaCAGTCTCGCTCCTAGCCTTTTGTTATCACCAGCAGAGGCAACCACAAGAGCAAATACCAAATTATGCCCAAACTCAAAGCAGATGGTAGGGCAGGGGTAGTTGGCCGCCTGCTTATTTTGTCTTCTCAAAAGGTCAAACCAAAAACTTCACACGTGGGTCATGAATCATCCCTGCACCGGCAGAGGTGAATTTACCCCACAGAGGTCAGCTGTCACTTTTCATGCTCAGAAGCAAGAAGCACATCCTGGGGTATGGTAGATTTCAAAAAGCACTACCAGTTGATACCACCACCTTTCCAGTCCCCAAACTACCACTTCCTACCCCTGAGCCACTGGGCGTTTGTAGCCTTGAGGAAGAACACGCTGTAATGGTATCAAATATGTAGTGGCTCTGTGGGTGGCCAAACTCAGACAAGTTTTAGGTAGGAAGGATCCTGCCAGGCTTGTCCCGTCCGTCTTGCCATATGTTCACAGCTATTGTCACCTGAACCAGGTGGGCTCATGGTGTCTGCCCTCCCATACCAGTAAGGCAGCACGGCCACATACATCCATGCTGCATCCCATTCCTGCCCACTCCAGCTTTCTGTACGGatgctgtgaccccatggagcaGGCAGGAGTTGGACACAGCACAGACATAACCTCAAAGGCTTCTTGTGGGACCCAACTCACAAGAACTAGTGGGGCTGAACCAAAGAGGTGGCGGATGTCTTGGGAGAGCCCTTGGGAGGTGGGTCTCAAACAGTGACAGGGAACGCGGAGAGGGATGTGAAAAGAGAGGACCCACGTTTTAAGTAAAGATGCAGTGTCTTACCTCACCTCTGCCCAAGCAGAGAGGTGACCCAAGCAGTGTCTCAGGAAGGAACTGTAGGCTCACGTAGAGCTGTAGGTGCACTTAGAGCCCTGTGATAGCTTCAGGAGGGAGCTTGTGATAAACGTGTTTCAGTTCTCTTTTCCAGCAACAGTTACAAAATGGcttcaaaaagcagcatttcttttaaaatatgagagTGAACAGATCTCATCTGTGCCATAATAGAGTTACCCACCGTTTGGTTCAAAGTCCTTCTTGGTATCTTTGACCGGTTATGGGTTAGGTTCCCAGCTGCTATACAAAAGTCATGAGAACTGCACTAAAACAGGCTCAACCAGAATTCTTAATAATAATATTGTAGCTGGTCAGTAATTAACTATGGCTCCCTCTAAGTTTTCAGGGCTTTACTAGCTGCCAATCAGTGTATTAAGCTGCTGAAGATGGAAAAGCTAAGACCCAGAGGATAGGCCAGTTATGGCAGAAAGAGGCCTTTCTCTGGGAAGCTGAAAGTGCCATGAATCCCCCGCTTCCCCTGGGATCAAGGCACAAGCAGTAACTCCACGAAGGCCCAAAGTGAGATAAAAGAAGATGGTGGAGCAGATAGGACACCTGTCTGACCAGCCAGCTCTCTCCTGAATTTACTGCTGTACACAGATCACCTGTCACAGGGACCATTCCGAATCTCTACTAAAACAGGGCTTAAAAGCAAGGCAAAGGCTATCGCCATCCCCTTAGACTCGGGTTACCAGAATGCTGAAGGCAGGATGCTGCTTGACCGGGGCTCCATCGGCAGTCAGGGAAAAGACGCAGCTCCAGTGAGCCACCATGCTAAAGGTCCAAATCGCCTCTGGGAAGTGTCCCTGTCCCGCCGCTGACTTCAGAGGCTGAGCACCCAAACTAAATAGTCCAGCTGAGCGCCTCATGAGCTGCAGTC
Encoded here:
- the PLD4 gene encoding LOW QUALITY PROTEIN: 5'-3' exonuclease PLD4 (The sequence of the model RefSeq protein was modified relative to this genomic sequence to represent the inferred CDS: inserted 3 bases in 2 codons; substituted 3 bases at 3 genomic stop codons), which gives rise to MFNESSNMKLSVNNQKVVKTFQILGTILMLALVVLMAVYFMRVDSIVDPKGXEAIVSLCEEVEEEEGLYGXLPGTTIIEDTNRSDDSCSFELLDDVXYDLAFQINSTAAELLYRARMSLLDMAHEIIHVASYYWSLTGKHVNVNDSFSKQASPPAFCPERRIQDRSAVINIISEARKFVYVFMMEYFPTRHFIHSERYWPTIDIALRTAAFYYRVPIWLLVSCRMQSDRAMLCYLRSLRALNNPHAYISVDVKVXIVPVLNHTNIPHERVNYIKYIKAAYIGTSYWSEDYFIKTACEGVIIKQNSTNPQRRQLPTQEPLRKLFGXDWKSKHAVTLEDVEGQKGCQQRGRV